Proteins encoded within one genomic window of Setaria italica strain Yugu1 chromosome IV, Setaria_italica_v2.0, whole genome shotgun sequence:
- the LOC101771875 gene encoding tyrosine N-monooxygenase produces MAMELAAAASPALEAPLPSSSTVLQVLLLMVMLVYLVQTLMARRKSTCTAPLPPGPTPWPVVGNLPEMLLSDKPAFRWIHLIMIKMGTDIACVKLGGVHVIPITCPMIAREVLKKQDANFACRPLSLASKTFSRGYMDAVMSPYGDQWRKMRRVLASEVVCPSRHRWLHDKRAAEADNLTRFVYNLAGGAGSGGAAVDVRHVARHYCGNVVRRLVFNRRYFGEPRPDGGQGPLEVQHVDAVFTSLGLLYSFSVSDYLPWLLGLDLDGHEKMVREAQETVSRLHDTFINERWRQWKSGERQELEDLLDVLITLKDAEGKRSVLTVDEVRAQLQDITFAAMDNPSNAVEWAMAEMVNAPETMRKAVAELDAVVGRDRLVQESDIPRLNYLKACIREAFRLHPVAPFNVPHVALADATVAGYHVPKGSHVILSRIGLGRNPAVWDDPLRFDPDRHLDANPEADVTLAENDLRFISFSTGRRGCIAASLGTAMSVMLFGRLLQGFAWSKPAGMAAIDLSESRHDMFMAKPLVLNAEPRLPANLYSAISP; encoded by the coding sequence ATGGCAATGGAGCTGGCGGcagcggcctcgccggcgcttGAAGCTCCCTTGCCCTCCTCCTCGACTGTCCTCCAAGTGTTACTGCTCATGGTGATGCTCGTGTACCTCGTCCAAACCCTCATGGCGCGGCGGAAGAGCACGTGCACCGCGCCGCTCCCGCCAGGGCCGACGCCATGGCCCGTTGTCGGCAACCTGCCGGAGATGCTGCTCAGCGACAAACCGGCGTTCAGGTGGATCCACCTCATTATGATCAAAATGGGCACCGACATCGCCTGCGTCAAGCTAGGCGGCGTCCACGTGATCCCGATCACCTGCCCCATGATCGCACGCGAGGTGCTCAAGAAGCAGGACGCCAACTTCGCCTGCCGGCCGCTGAGCTTGGCCTCCAAGACATTCAGCAGAGGCTACATGGACGCCGTGATGTCCCCCTACGGCGACCAGTGGAGGAAGATGCGCCGCGTGCTAGCCTCCGAGGTCGTTTGTCCTTCCCGCCACAGGTGGCTCCACGACAagcgcgccgccgaggccgatAACCTCACCCGCTTCGTCTACAACCTCGCCGGCGGAGCGGggtccggcggcgccgccgtcgacgtcAGGCACGTCGCGCGCCACTATTGTGGGAACGTCGTCCGCCGCCTCGTCTTCAATAGGCGCTACTTCGGCGAGCCGCGGCCCGACGGCGGCCAAGGCCCGCTGGAGGTGCAGCACGTGGATGCGGTGTTCACCTCCCTGGGGCTCCTCTACTCCTTCTCCGTCTCCGACTACCTCCCCTGGCTGCTGGGCCTCGACCTCGACGGCCACGAGAAGATGGTCAGGGAGGCCCAGGAGACGGTGAGCAGGCTGCACGACACGTTCATCAACGAGCGGTGGCGGCAGTGGAAGAGCGGCGAGAGGCAGGAGCTCGAGGACCTCCTCGACGTGCTCATCACGCTCAAGGATGCCGAGGGCAAACGATCCGTGCTCACCGTCGATGAGGTCAGAGCTCAGTTGCAGGACATCACGTTCGCGGCCATGGACAACCCATCGAACGCGGTGGAGTGGGCGATGGCCGAGATGGTGAACGCTCCGGAGACGATGAggaaggcggtggcggagctcgaTGCCGTCGTCGGCCGGGACCGACTGGTGCAGGAGTCCGACATACCGCGGCTCAACTACCTCAAGGCCTGCATCCGCGAAGCGTTCCGCCTGCACCCCGTGGCGCCGTTCAACGTCCCCCATGTCGCGCTCGCCgacgccaccgtcgccggcTACCACGTCCCCAAGGGCAGCCACGTCATCCTCAGTCGAATCGGCCTCGGCCGCAATCCTGCCGTCTGGGACGATCCGCTCCGGTTCGACCCTGACCGACACCTCGACGCCAATCCCGAGGCGGATGTCACGCTCGCCGAGAACGACCTGCGGTTCATCTCTTTCAGCACCGGTCGCCGCGGCTGCATTGCCGCTTCACTCGGCACCGCCATGAGTGTCATGCTCTTTGGCAGGCTCTTGCAGGGGTTCGCCTGGAGCAAGCCGGCCGGGATGGCGGCCATCGACCTCAGCGAGTCAAGGCACGACATGTTCATGGCCAAGCCGCTGGTGCTGAACGCCGAGCCACGGCTGCCGGCGAACCTCTACTCGGCTATCTCTCCGTAA